Proteins from one Impatiens glandulifera chromosome 2, dImpGla2.1, whole genome shotgun sequence genomic window:
- the LOC124923642 gene encoding uncharacterized protein At4g08330, chloroplastic-like, with translation MDNWMSPRSNGYPSFASSQRAVTYSCGSCGYDLNLNSSSRNTSTIGSKYGKSIKKGVLSFCYVDESRFTQVEELQCIPYFISRHSWGLFRRRTKLLCQKCGNHIGTTAYGNQVSSSYPLVTDGSESASGSETSNNNQRYDIRIRSLQPSTEEGIQSTVVQLTTRDHI, from the exons ATGGATAATTGGATGTCCCCACGCAGCAATGGATACCCTTCTTTTGCTTCTTCCCAGAGAGCTGTCACTTACAG TTGCGGTTCATGCGGTTATGATCTAAATCTGAACTCCTCAAGCCGCAACACTTCAACTATAGGTTCAAAATATGGAAAATCGATAAAGAAAGGAGTCTTATCATTCTGCTACGTTGATGAAAGCAGATTCACTCAGGTGGAAGAATTACAATGCATTCCCTATTTCATCTCTAGACATTCATGGGGATTGTTTAGGAGGAGAACAAAACTTCTATGCCAGAAGTGCGGAAATCATATAGGAACTACTGCTTATGGTAATCAAGTTTCTTCTTCGTATCCTCTTGTAACTGATGGGTCAGAATCAGCTTCAGGAAGCGAAACATCGAACAACAACCAAAGATATGATATTAGAATCCGTTCTTTACAACCTTCAACTGAAGAAGGGATTCAAAGTACAGTTGTTCAACTTACTACAAGAGATCATATATAG
- the LOC124926954 gene encoding uncharacterized protein LOC124926954, protein MSMNNNYKDEKKMREYNYSTSNGPICCSHVLKELSRHHVGVCPLCLTDRLLLLADQSKPSSTFLNHYKISNTLGFLLRRFEFRRQRRSATSPDQDHDDEDLDSPEDSFISIKFGDNGESLWEEKTASKVSLEQYSCSMKILSSKKKKKDLEVDTTSVVEHGKASAPLLMWRKKIGHVFQLSRWRRSNNVGMCHVGREGVVKGARRRSGWIRNLMVKRRTMESKEGCIDKDI, encoded by the exons ATGTCCATGAACAACAATTACAAGGATGAGAAGAAGATGAGAGAATATAACTACTCCACCTCCAACGGTCCAATCTGTTGTTCCCATGTTCTAAAGGAACTCAGCCGCCACCATGTCGGAGTATGTCCTCTCTGTCTCACCGACCGTCTTCTCCTCTTAGCCGACCAATCAAAACCCTCCTCAACATTCCTTAACCACTACAAAATCTCCAACACTCTCGGTTTCCTCCTCCGTCGCTTTGAGTTCCGCCGCCAACGCCGCTCCGCCACCTCCCCCGATCAGGACCACGACGACGAAGATCTTGATAGCCCCGAAG ATTCATTCATATCAATAAAGTTTGGTGACAATGGAGAGAGTTTATGGGAAGAAAAGACAGCTTCAAAGGTATCTCTTGAACAATATTCATGTAGCATGAAGATATTGtcatcaaagaagaagaagaaggatctTGAGGTGGACACCACGAGCGTGGTGGAGCACGGGAAGGCAAGTGCACCTCTGCTGATGTGGCGGAAGAAGATTGGACATGTCTTCCAGCTCAGCAGATGGAGGAGGTCCAATAATGTGGGCATGTGCCACGTGGGCAGGGAGGGAGTGGTGAAAGGTGCTAGGAGGAGGAGTGGGTGGATAAGAAACCTCATGGTAAAGAGGAGAACCATGGAATCAAAAGAGGGTTGTATAGATAAAGACatctaa
- the LOC124925564 gene encoding long chain acyl-CoA synthetase 9, chloroplastic-like has product MNPYFVGVLVPLVFTLVFRNSKNGKKRGLPANVGGEPGFAIRNYRFTSPVITSWEGVSTLAELFEFTCKRNWEKKLLGTRQLISREIKKSEDGRSFEKVHLGEYEWLSYGEVFEAVSHFASGLAVVGHKKEERVAIFADTRAEWFIALQACFRRNITVVTIYSSLGEEALCHSLNETEVTTVICGQKELKKLLDISGQLDTVKRIICMDDDIISGSSNWKILSFSDVKRLGQESPVDADIPLAADTAVIMYTSGSTGLPKGVMMTHGNVLATISAVMTIVPDIGCKDVYMAYLPLAHILELAAENLVSAVGSAIGYGSPLTLTDTSNKIMKGTKGDASMLRPTLMTAVPAILDRVRDGVHKKVDATGGLSKKLFDLAYARRLSAINGSWFGAWGLERLLWNFLVFRKIRAILGGRIRFILSGGAPLSGDTQRFINICLGAPIGQGYGLTETCAGGTFSEYDDISVGRVGAPLPCSFIKLIDWPEGGYLISDSPKARGEIVIGGPNVTLGYYNNEEKTNEVYKVDETGMRWFYTGDIGQFHPDGCLEIIDRKKDIVKLQHGEYVSLGKVEAALITSPYVDNVMLHADSFYSYCVALVVASQQALEGWASKEGITFGNFAELCQKEKILKEVHGSLVKAAKQARLEKFEIPAKIKILSEPWTPESGLITAALKLKREVIRKEFSQELTELYS; this is encoded by the exons ATGAATCCTTATTTTGTTGGTGTCCTTGTCCCTCTTGTATTCACACTTGTGTTTCGTAATTCCAAGAATGGGAAAAAACGAGGATTACCAGCCAATGTTGGTGGGGAACCTGGTTTTGCTATTCGAAATTACCGATTTACTTCCCCAGTGATAACATCATGGGAGGGTGTCTCTACACTTGCTGAGCTTTTCGAGTTTACATGTAAGCGCAACTGGGAGAAAAAGTTGCTTGGAACTAGGCAACTGATTTCAAGGGAGATTAAAAAATCTGAAGATGGAAGATCATTTGAAAAGGTTCATTTGGGTGAATATGAATGGTTGAGTTATGGAGAGGTTTTTGAAGCTGTTTCCCATTTTGCCTCCGGTTTGGCAGTAGTCGGGCATAAGAAGGAAGAACGTGTAGCTATCTTTGCTGATACACGAGCAGAATGGTTTATCGCACTGCAG GCTTGTTTCAGGCGCAATATTACTGTTGTGACCATATATTCATCTTTGGGTGAAGAGGCGCTATGTCACTCTCTAAATGAG ACGGAAGTTACTACAGTCATATGTGGGCAAAAAGAACTGAAGAAACTGCTTGACATTAGTGGACAATTAGATACAGTCAAGCGCATTATTTGCATGGATGATGATATCATATCTGGAAGCAGTAACTGGAAGATCCTCTCATTCTCAGATGTTAAGAGATTGGGGCAGGAAAGCCCTGTTGATGCTGACATTCCTCTTGCAGCTGATACTGCAGTGATTATGTATACAAGTGGAAGCACTGGTTTGCCAAAG GGTGTCATGATGACGCATGGAAATGTTCTAGCCACCATTTCTGCTGTCATGACAATTGTTCCTGATATTGGGTGTAAGGATGTTTACATGGCTTACCTGCCACTGGCACATATACTAGAGCTAGCAGCTGAG AATTTGGTATCTGCTGTTGGTAGTGCAATTGGATATGGATCCCCCTTGACCCTTACTGATACATCGAACAAGATTATGAAAGGAACAAAGGGAGATGCTTCTATGTTGAGACCAACACTAATGACAGCTGTCCCAGCTATTCTTGATCGTGTTCGAGATGGTGTCCATAAGAAG GTTGATGCAACTGGTGGATTATCCAAGAAATTGTTTGACTTGGCATATGCTCGTCGATTATCTGCTATAAACGGCAGCTGGTTTGGAGCATGGGGTCTTGAAAGACTTCTTTGGAACTTTCTAGTTTTTAGGAAGATTAGAGCAATTTTGGGTGGACGAATTCGCTTTATTCTGTCTGGAGGTGCTCCTCTTTCTGGTGATACTCAAAGATTTATCAACATCTGCCTTGG TGCTCCAATAGGTCAAGGGTATGGTCTCACGGAAACTTGTGCTGGTGGGACATTCTCAGAGTATGACGACATTTCTGTTGGCCGTGTTGGTGCTCCTCTTCCTTGTTCGTTTATTAAG TTAATTGATTGGCCTGAAGGTGGATATTTAATAAGTGATTCTCCAAAGGCTCGTGGAGAAATAGTTATTGGAGGACCAAATGTTACTCTTGGATACTATAACAATGAGGAGAAGACAAATGAAGTTTATAAG GTTGATGAGACGGGAATGAGATGGTTCTACACCGGCGATATAGGGCAGTTTCATCCTGATGGTTGCCTCGAGATTATTGACCGTAAGAAGGACATAGTCAAACTTCAACATGGAGAGTATGTTTCTCTTGGAAAG GTTGAGGCTGCACTAATCACAAGCCCATACGTAGACAATGTAATGTTGCACGCAGACTCGTTTTATAGCTATTGTGTGGCCCTCGTGGTGGCTTCCCAGCAAGCCTTGGAAGGTTGGGCTTCAAAGGAAGGAATAACCTTTGGCAACTTTGCAGAGTTATGCCAGAAGGAGAAAATATTGAAGGAAGTTCACGGTTCACTTGTAAAG GCAGCTAAGCAAGCACGtttggagaaatttgagatccCAGCCAAAATCAAAATACTATCTGAACCATGGACGCCTGAGTCTGGCCTCATTACAGCAGCTCTCAAGCTGAAGAGAGAAGTTATTAGGAAGGAATTCTCTCAGGAACTTACTGAGCTCTACTCATAA